In a single window of the Anaerotruncus rubiinfantis genome:
- a CDS encoding plasmid mobilization protein: MENRKRNVQIIVRVTEEERALIEKKMKQIPMINLSAYSRKMLIDGYIIVLDLQEVKAHTAQLQKIGVNVNQIARRINETAHIYTDDMDEIKRLMKEVWRLERRLLLQFKRLTK, encoded by the coding sequence ATGGAGAATAGGAAAAGGAATGTACAAATCATTGTACGAGTAACAGAGGAAGAACGGGCGTTGATTGAAAAAAAGATGAAGCAAATACCGATGATAAATCTATCTGCTTACTCTCGAAAAATGCTTATCGACGGGTACATTATTGTTTTAGATTTGCAAGAGGTCAAAGCGCATACGGCGCAGCTTCAGAAAATCGGTGTAAACGTCAATCAGATTGCAAGGCGTATCAATGAAACAGCGCACATTTACACCGACGATATGGACGAGATAAAGCGGCTCATGAAAGAAGTGTGGCGATTGGAGCGTCGGCTGCTTCTGCAATTCAAGAGGCTTACAAAATGA
- a CDS encoding CD3324 family protein — protein sequence MKYLNAQVVLPDALVKELQNYVQGGYIYVPIEQEQQKRWGEVSGYRQELEQRNQQIKEEYQSGISMECLSEKYCLSLYAVRKIIYQK from the coding sequence ATGAAATATTTAAATGCACAAGTTGTTCTTCCTGACGCATTGGTAAAAGAGTTGCAAAACTATGTTCAAGGTGGGTATATCTATGTGCCTATTGAGCAGGAACAGCAAAAGCGTTGGGGAGAAGTTTCCGGCTATCGGCAAGAATTGGAACAGCGTAATCAGCAGATAAAAGAAGAATACCAAAGCGGTATTTCTATGGAATGCTTATCTGAAAAATATTGTTTATCTTTATATGCCGTTCGGAAAATTATATATCAGAAGTAA
- a CDS encoding conjugal transfer protein, with amino-acid sequence MCTRFVYHGNDIITGFNFDIDLSVWKHRVIEGKERFYIGILRPDGIYHSYHGVNQNGNVGTLLYVHGNPAGAFRDSPGCMTIADLTEQFIKAQISFDDALRIVKTKKITYAPDATMQAMLSDVHGRVLIIEPGIGYREEHKKYSLITNYSLLKPESTKNYIVPGDDRYERALQLLDNYENDFSVSDAFTFLYAVRQEGAWATRVSFVYSAKEQAVYYAVNNQFDHIKKFVFPLTGKEKL; translated from the coding sequence ATGTGTACCAGATTTGTTTATCATGGAAATGATATTATTACAGGGTTTAATTTTGACATTGACCTCTCCGTATGGAAACATAGAGTGATTGAAGGAAAGGAACGTTTCTATATTGGAATTTTGCGTCCAGACGGAATTTATCACTCTTATCATGGCGTTAATCAAAACGGAAATGTTGGAACATTGCTATATGTACATGGCAATCCTGCCGGAGCATTTAGGGACAGCCCAGGCTGCATGACGATTGCAGATTTGACAGAACAATTTATCAAGGCGCAAATTTCCTTTGATGATGCGCTTCGGATTGTAAAAACAAAGAAGATTACATATGCGCCGGATGCCACCATGCAGGCTATGTTATCAGATGTTCATGGACGAGTGTTGATAATCGAGCCGGGGATTGGTTATCGGGAAGAACATAAAAAATACTCTTTGATAACGAATTATTCTTTGCTGAAACCGGAAAGCACGAAGAACTATATTGTACCGGGTGATGACAGGTACGAAAGGGCTTTGCAATTATTGGATAACTATGAAAACGATTTTTCGGTTTCAGACGCATTTACATTTCTTTATGCTGTCCGGCAGGAGGGAGCATGGGCTACCAGAGTTTCTTTTGTTTACTCTGCAAAGGAGCAGGCGGTGTATTATGCGGTAAATAATCAATTTGACCATATCAAAAAATTTGTATTTCCACTCACAGGAAAGGAGAAATTATGA
- a CDS encoding CatB-related O-acetyltransferase: protein MTEKLYPRSKDKDTVYLKSIISNPNIIVGDYTMYNDFVREPKDFEKNNVLYQYPINKDKLIIGKFCSIACGAKFIFNSANHTLSSLSTYPFPIFFEEWGLDVKNITKAWDNKGDIVIGNDVWIGYEAVIMAGVTIGDGAIIGTRAVVTKDVPPYTIVGGVPAKPIRKRFTQDTIDTLLKIKWWDWSKEQITQHMAEIQSGRIEHLI, encoded by the coding sequence ATGACCGAGAAGCTTTATCCGCGCTCAAAAGATAAAGATACAGTCTATTTGAAAAGTATTATTTCCAATCCCAATATTATAGTTGGCGATTATACGATGTATAACGATTTTGTTCGCGAACCGAAAGACTTTGAAAAAAACAATGTATTGTACCAATATCCAATCAATAAAGATAAATTGATAATTGGAAAGTTTTGTTCGATAGCTTGCGGAGCGAAGTTCATCTTTAACAGTGCAAATCACACCTTATCTTCACTTTCAACATACCCGTTCCCTATCTTTTTTGAAGAATGGGGATTAGATGTAAAGAATATTACGAAAGCGTGGGACAACAAAGGCGATATTGTTATTGGGAATGATGTTTGGATTGGATATGAAGCTGTTATCATGGCAGGAGTTACGATTGGGGACGGCGCTATCATTGGAACACGCGCCGTCGTTACAAAAGATGTTCCACCATACACAATCGTGGGCGGTGTTCCGGCAAAACCAATAAGAAAACGCTTTACACAAGATACGATTGATACTCTGCTTAAAATAAAATGGTGGGATTGGTCTAAGGAACAGATTACACAACATATGGCCGAGATACAGTCGGGAAGAATTGAACACCTGATATAA
- a CDS encoding RNA polymerase sigma factor, with product MLSTEYRESIERRFHAFCKAVLHNEACNYYREQKRKVQREISFEYLQENTSFAPHSMDEYFVLQDKLTAFEVNGQTVIVDSEKLAKALLCLSERWREIILMRYYLQLRDKQIAALLGKPRTTVNYQKNAALKQLRTEMEKMNNDEK from the coding sequence ATGTTATCCACAGAATACAGAGAAAGTATTGAACGCCGGTTTCACGCATTTTGCAAAGCCGTATTGCACAATGAAGCCTGTAATTATTACAGGGAGCAGAAGCGCAAGGTGCAGCGTGAAATATCCTTTGAGTATCTGCAAGAGAACACGTCTTTTGCACCGCACAGCATGGACGAATACTTTGTCTTGCAGGACAAGCTTACTGCCTTTGAAGTCAACGGGCAGACGGTTATTGTTGACAGCGAGAAGTTAGCAAAAGCCTTGTTGTGCCTATCGGAACGGTGGCGGGAGATTATCCTTATGCGTTATTATTTGCAATTAAGAGATAAGCAGATTGCGGCGTTATTGGGAAAACCGCGCACAACGGTCAACTATCAGAAAAACGCAGCTTTGAAGCAGTTGCGGACAGAAATGGAGAAGATGAATAATGATGAAAAATAG
- a CDS encoding helix-turn-helix domain-containing protein: protein MMKNSKYDLVPYEVIERAITGDTAALLAVQERHKAYIGRLSRGNADMKERLNAKLLMAVLKFQLEYQSPHK from the coding sequence ATGATGAAAAATAGCAAATACGACCTTGTTCCCTATGAAGTGATTGAACGGGCAATCACAGGCGATACCGCCGCGCTCCTTGCGGTACAGGAACGGCACAAAGCCTACATAGGCAGACTAAGCAGAGGGAACGCCGATATGAAAGAGCGATTGAACGCCAAGCTGCTTATGGCTGTTTTGAAGTTCCAACTGGAGTATCAGTCGCCGCATAAGTAG
- a CDS encoding GmrSD restriction endonuclease domain-containing protein: protein MRINKDLVNAASFNPTKKSHQMSIIDMCQKIDNQTISLPLYQRDLSWTIAKCISLLNYQLLGKAPVSPISINVILNTEDCVPQVSFVDRELLKKVERGQYSVVDGQQRLTTNYKAYTNHEDFRNIVLDLGKGIFTEVQGAIRNNQIPVGILLYKEDTALFDYTQKRSTLKSPQVVSLLLQIKSKIKNYNYTINSAEDLSEDEQIEWFEVLNNAGSRVSIIQMRFSKLKAHGIDIYTQYTNLFRSKLSEVGYDNFFTPQKTTVSYPIAALNPAYEIVTGRAHSNNYAPMPSDTKENQLCSLTPEELNKCFSLTLEALDVVLDFLDNNELKKPDRIDYINYLLGFFVFNGFDINDETRDFLIKWYDDVDFTNKSNTDRRDIFNDLISKKAK from the coding sequence ATGAGGATAAATAAAGATTTAGTCAATGCCGCTTCTTTCAACCCCACAAAAAAAAGCCACCAGATGTCTATTATTGATATGTGTCAAAAAATCGATAACCAAACAATTTCATTGCCATTATATCAAAGAGATTTGAGTTGGACTATTGCAAAATGTATATCATTACTGAATTATCAGCTTCTGGGTAAAGCACCTGTGTCTCCTATTTCCATTAATGTAATCTTGAATACTGAGGATTGCGTACCGCAAGTTTCATTTGTTGATAGGGAACTTCTCAAAAAAGTAGAGCGAGGACAATATTCCGTAGTCGATGGACAGCAGAGGTTAACAACTAACTATAAAGCTTATACTAACCACGAGGATTTTCGCAATATTGTATTAGATTTAGGAAAGGGTATCTTTACAGAAGTGCAGGGAGCAATACGAAACAATCAAATACCTGTAGGCATACTACTTTATAAAGAAGATACGGCACTTTTTGACTATACACAAAAAAGGTCCACTCTAAAATCACCGCAAGTTGTGAGTTTATTGCTGCAAATTAAGAGTAAAATTAAAAACTATAATTACACAATCAATTCGGCTGAAGACTTATCGGAAGATGAGCAAATAGAGTGGTTTGAGGTCTTGAATAATGCAGGTAGTAGAGTGAGCATTATTCAGATGCGTTTTTCAAAATTAAAAGCACATGGTATTGACATTTATACACAATATACAAACCTGTTTCGGAGCAAATTGTCAGAGGTGGGCTATGATAATTTCTTTACTCCTCAAAAAACGACTGTGTCTTATCCGATTGCGGCACTAAACCCCGCATATGAGATAGTAACAGGACGTGCCCATTCCAATAATTACGCACCCATGCCATCTGATACAAAAGAAAATCAGCTTTGCAGCCTCACACCAGAGGAGTTAAACAAGTGTTTCTCTTTGACTTTGGAAGCATTGGATGTTGTATTAGATTTTCTTGATAACAACGAGCTGAAAAAGCCAGACAGAATCGATTATATTAATTATTTGCTTGGTTTTTTTGTGTTTAATGGGTTTGACATCAACGATGAAACAAGAGACTTTTTAATCAAATGGTATGATGATGTAGACTTTACTAATAAATCCAATACAGATAGACGCGATATTTTTAATGATTTAATTTCGAAAAAGGCAAAATGA
- a CDS encoding heparan-alpha-glucosaminide N-acetyltransferase domain-containing protein has protein sequence MYEKRPSRRVGALDELRGLLILLMVYYHGAYDAAVIFGADFPFFFSRPMQWLQTFISCGFIIISGMSARFSRNNLRRGVQVLGLGLLLTAATLFVMPDQRVMFGILHFLGSAMILFALFEKQLDKIPTVLGAPLFVAIFILTLYVPRGMLGYPPFWTPLPDMLYQTGFLFPLGFPSDGFFSSDYFPLIPNLFLFFGATYLGVYAKNGQIPEFCYRTRFSWLAWVGRHTIWVYMLHQPIVYAFLWIYFRLFPAA, from the coding sequence ATGTATGAAAAACGCCCGAGCCGCCGTGTCGGCGCGCTCGACGAGCTGCGCGGCCTGCTGATCCTGCTGATGGTCTATTATCACGGCGCCTATGATGCGGCCGTAATCTTTGGGGCGGATTTCCCGTTCTTCTTCTCCAGGCCAATGCAGTGGCTGCAAACTTTTATCTCTTGTGGGTTCATTATTATCTCCGGGATGTCCGCCCGTTTTTCCCGCAACAACCTGCGCCGTGGTGTGCAGGTGCTGGGACTTGGGCTCCTGCTGACCGCCGCGACTCTTTTTGTGATGCCGGATCAGCGGGTGATGTTCGGTATCCTGCATTTTCTTGGAAGCGCGATGATCCTGTTCGCGCTCTTTGAAAAGCAGCTCGATAAAATCCCCACCGTCCTCGGCGCGCCGCTGTTTGTGGCCATCTTCATCCTGACTCTTTATGTTCCGCGTGGGATGCTCGGGTATCCGCCGTTCTGGACCCCGCTTCCGGACATGCTCTATCAAACTGGCTTTCTCTTTCCGCTGGGATTCCCGTCGGACGGATTTTTCTCCTCCGACTATTTCCCGCTTATCCCAAATCTATTCCTTTTCTTTGGCGCTACTTACCTTGGTGTCTACGCCAAAAACGGTCAGATTCCGGAATTTTGCTATCGGACCCGGTTTTCCTGGTTGGCATGGGTTGGACGGCACACGATCTGGGTCTATATGCTGCATCAGCCGATTGTGTATGCGTTTTTATGGATTTATTTCCGTCTGTTCCCAGCGGCCTAG